In Leptolyngbya sp. SIO1E4, one DNA window encodes the following:
- a CDS encoding response regulator transcription factor produces MDSNAITPAPQVLLICSSEELSKRIRHDLEEAGYGIEHATSGAVGIDKATRSRPALIIVDRLLGNESGLTVCQGLRSAELCVPILLLMARDTLEDRIACLEAGADDYCLKPYQADAFLKIVQIYLQPAETATEQLRFGDLTLDLGSRTASRNGRMIDLTMKEFELLRYLMEHPREVLAREQILENVWGYDFMGESNVIEVYIRYLRLKIDSDNEKRLIQTVRGVGYVLRES; encoded by the coding sequence ATGGATAGTAACGCCATCACCCCTGCGCCCCAGGTGCTCCTTATTTGCAGCAGTGAGGAGTTATCTAAGCGTATTAGGCATGATTTAGAAGAAGCGGGCTACGGCATTGAACATGCCACCAGCGGGGCAGTCGGCATTGATAAAGCAACGCGATCGCGACCGGCCCTGATTATTGTTGATCGGTTGCTGGGCAACGAATCAGGCTTGACTGTGTGCCAAGGGTTGCGCAGCGCCGAGCTGTGTGTCCCCATTTTGCTGCTGATGGCTCGGGACACCCTCGAAGACCGCATTGCCTGTTTAGAGGCAGGCGCGGATGATTATTGCTTGAAACCTTATCAGGCAGACGCTTTTCTCAAAATTGTACAAATCTATCTGCAGCCCGCAGAAACCGCCACAGAACAGCTGCGCTTTGGAGACTTGACGCTGGATCTGGGCAGCCGTACGGCCAGTCGGAATGGCCGCATGATTGACCTCACGATGAAGGAGTTTGAGCTGCTGCGATACCTGATGGAGCATCCCCGTGAGGTTTTAGCCCGTGAACAAATTTTGGAAAACGTCTGGGGCTACGACTTTATGGGTGAATCTAACGTCATTGAGGTTTACATTCGATATCTGCGTCTCAAAATCGATAGCGATAATGAAAAGCGCTTGATTCAAACTGTGCGCGGCGTTGGATACGTGCTGCGAGAAAGCTAG
- a CDS encoding DUF192 domain-containing protein: MKFLQLRIWLLITLGLVSCAPLSPHIDTPEENAAETSDTVLTQPEQMPIEDDQLVQMQGQMLPITAEVELGGQMIALEVAQTRQQQTIGLMHRDALADDRGMLFPFEPPRPVSFWMKNVQISLDMVFVYQGAVIEITSDVPPCVADPCPTYGPGRQIVDTVIELRGGLAEELGLQVGDPVEVQWLEPSPDTSS, encoded by the coding sequence ATGAAATTTTTGCAACTCCGGATTTGGCTACTAATTACCTTAGGGCTCGTGAGTTGTGCCCCCCTCTCACCCCATATCGATACCCCAGAAGAAAACGCGGCTGAAACCTCAGACACGGTGCTGACACAGCCAGAACAGATGCCCATAGAAGACGATCAGCTCGTACAGATGCAAGGGCAGATGCTACCGATTACGGCTGAGGTTGAACTCGGGGGCCAAATGATTGCCCTAGAAGTCGCGCAAACCCGGCAGCAACAAACCATTGGGTTAATGCATCGTGACGCCTTAGCAGACGATAGGGGCATGTTGTTTCCCTTTGAGCCGCCCCGCCCGGTAAGTTTTTGGATGAAAAATGTTCAGATTTCGCTAGATATGGTGTTTGTCTACCAGGGAGCGGTGATCGAGATCACCAGTGATGTTCCCCCCTGTGTGGCTGATCCGTGTCCTACCTATGGCCCTGGTCGTCAAATTGTAGACACCGTCATTGAACTCAGGGGAGGCCTTGCTGAAGAGCTGGGGTTGCAAGTGGGAGATCCCGTTGAAGTTCAGTGGCTTGAGCCCTCACCAGACACGTCTAGTTAA
- a CDS encoding DUF2949 domain-containing protein — protein MLQGRNANLIRFLLDDLAVSQDSINMALRHCEQDPGPLPMVLWQYGLITLDQLEKIYDWQEAA, from the coding sequence ATGTTGCAAGGACGTAACGCTAACTTAATCCGATTTTTGCTGGACGATTTAGCAGTTTCCCAGGACTCCATCAACATGGCGCTACGCCATTGTGAGCAAGATCCTGGCCCCCTCCCCATGGTGCTTTGGCAGTATGGCCTCATTACCCTAGATCAGCTAGAAAAAATATACGACTGGCAGGAAGCTGCCTAA
- a CDS encoding alanine--glyoxylate aminotransferase family protein yields the protein MDDKFMLMIPGPTPVPESVLLAQAKHLIGHRSGEFSQIMAEITEGLKWLHQTQNDVLMLTASGTGAMEAGIINVLSAGDRVLVGSNGKFGDRWAKVCRAYGLTVEVIEAEWGKPLSTDAFKAALEADTNKTIKAVIVTHSETSTGVLNDLQTIAAYTKAHGEALIIVDAVTSLGACNVPIDEWGLDVVASGSQKGYMIPPGLGFVAMGDRAWKAYETSTLPKFYFDLGPYRKSAAKNTTPFTPPVSLFFALQVALKMMQEEGLDSIFARHGRLQKATRAAMKALNLPLFAADDVASPAVTAVMPQSVEAEKIRSTMRKQFDIALAGGQDHLKGKIFRIGHLGFVSDRDILSAIAALEATLTKLEVSDLSPGAGLAAAQAILSA from the coding sequence ATGGACGACAAGTTTATGCTGATGATTCCGGGGCCGACCCCGGTGCCAGAGAGCGTTTTACTCGCACAAGCTAAGCACCTGATTGGCCACCGCAGCGGGGAATTCAGCCAGATTATGGCTGAGATTACCGAGGGCTTGAAGTGGCTACACCAAACCCAGAATGACGTTCTGATGCTGACAGCTAGTGGCACCGGTGCCATGGAAGCAGGCATTATTAACGTTTTGAGTGCTGGCGATCGCGTTTTAGTTGGCAGCAACGGGAAGTTCGGCGATCGCTGGGCAAAGGTCTGTCGAGCCTATGGCCTCACCGTCGAGGTGATTGAAGCAGAGTGGGGCAAGCCCTTAAGCACCGATGCGTTTAAAGCCGCGTTAGAGGCCGATACAAACAAGACGATTAAGGCCGTCATTGTGACCCACAGCGAAACCTCTACGGGGGTGTTGAATGACCTGCAAACAATTGCGGCCTATACCAAAGCCCATGGCGAAGCTTTGATTATTGTAGATGCGGTCACCAGCCTGGGTGCCTGCAACGTCCCCATTGATGAGTGGGGGTTAGATGTGGTCGCCTCAGGTTCCCAAAAAGGCTACATGATTCCGCCAGGGTTGGGCTTTGTCGCCATGGGCGATCGTGCCTGGAAAGCCTATGAAACCTCAACTCTGCCCAAATTCTATTTTGATCTGGGGCCGTATCGAAAAAGTGCGGCTAAAAACACCACCCCCTTTACCCCCCCGGTCAGCCTTTTCTTTGCGCTCCAGGTGGCGCTGAAGATGATGCAGGAAGAAGGGCTAGACAGTATTTTTGCTCGCCATGGGCGTCTGCAAAAGGCAACCCGAGCGGCGATGAAAGCGCTCAACTTGCCTCTATTTGCTGCCGATGATGTTGCCAGCCCAGCGGTGACAGCGGTGATGCCTCAATCAGTTGAAGCTGAAAAAATTCGCTCAACTATGCGGAAGCAGTTTGATATTGCTCTGGCTGGTGGACAGGATCACTTGAAGGGTAAAATCTTCCGGATTGGTCACCTGGGCTTTGTCAGCGATCGCGACATTTTGTCGGCGATCGCGGCCCTAGAAGCCACGTTAACCAAACTTGAAGTCAGCGACTTGTCGCCAGGGGCCGGCCTAGCGGCAGCACAGGCAATTTTGTCGGCTTAG
- a CDS encoding N-acetylmuramoyl-L-alanine amidase, producing the protein MRFDRLVPAGLGIVSAIVVTVPAEAAQLQSWWFNVRENQLVFTTDTGVQPRAQMVFNPTRVVIDLPGTTLGPAARNQAVGGAIREVRAGQFDAQTARIVVELNSGYTLDPREIEVRGLSSNRWIVRLPEATRSETAPAETVGNAVNGQFVRGTDTFIDGVSATPDGFFIRTRGEVPEINVERQGDRDRERQITIDLPDASISPFLRAEALPLNRYSVSRWEITQAQQPAAARITMTLAANSPDWEVTSTNGGIVILPPSGVSISTVPDQNPRVNQPITVPPGSQPQPGIPPRPQVPTTPPRVNNGRLLVAIDPGHGGQDPGAVGIGGLQEKTIVLPVSLRVAEILRAQGIQVVMTRSDDRTLDLQPRVDIANQVNATVFLSIHANAISLSRPEVNGIETYYASDAGRQLASIIHANVLPASGMQDRGVKQARFYVLRHTDMPAALVELGFVTGQDDVIRLRDAAWRERMAQAIAQGVLQYLQPYR; encoded by the coding sequence TTGCGATTTGATCGGCTAGTCCCGGCGGGGCTTGGCATTGTCAGCGCCATAGTTGTCACAGTGCCAGCAGAAGCCGCCCAACTACAGTCTTGGTGGTTTAATGTTCGTGAAAACCAACTGGTTTTCACAACAGACACTGGCGTCCAACCTCGGGCACAAATGGTGTTTAATCCGACCCGTGTGGTCATTGACCTGCCAGGGACAACCCTAGGCCCCGCTGCCAGAAACCAGGCAGTGGGTGGGGCGATTCGAGAGGTACGGGCAGGGCAATTTGATGCCCAAACGGCACGGATCGTAGTAGAGCTAAACTCTGGCTACACGTTAGACCCTCGTGAGATTGAAGTCAGAGGCCTTAGCAGCAATCGTTGGATTGTGCGACTTCCTGAAGCAACCCGGTCTGAGACAGCTCCGGCTGAAACCGTCGGCAATGCCGTCAATGGTCAGTTCGTCCGGGGGACAGACACCTTTATTGATGGGGTATCTGCAACGCCCGATGGCTTTTTTATCCGCACCCGTGGAGAAGTTCCCGAAATCAACGTTGAACGGCAGGGCGATCGCGATCGTGAACGCCAGATTACGATCGACCTTCCTGATGCCTCAATTTCTCCTTTCTTAAGGGCTGAAGCCTTACCCTTAAATCGCTACAGCGTCAGCCGTTGGGAAATTACCCAAGCGCAGCAGCCTGCTGCCGCTCGTATCACAATGACCCTGGCAGCCAACAGCCCTGACTGGGAAGTGACCTCCACCAATGGAGGAATTGTGATTTTGCCACCCTCGGGGGTGTCTATCAGCACCGTCCCAGACCAAAATCCTAGAGTTAATCAGCCGATTACCGTTCCCCCCGGCTCTCAGCCGCAGCCCGGCATTCCGCCGCGACCCCAAGTTCCAACCACTCCACCCCGTGTCAATAATGGCCGACTCTTAGTTGCGATCGACCCAGGCCATGGCGGGCAAGACCCCGGCGCAGTTGGAATTGGCGGTTTGCAAGAAAAAACCATTGTATTGCCAGTCTCCCTCAGAGTTGCTGAAATCCTGAGAGCCCAAGGCATTCAAGTCGTCATGACCCGCTCCGACGATCGCACGTTAGATCTACAGCCCAGGGTCGATATTGCCAATCAGGTCAATGCCACCGTTTTCTTAAGCATTCACGCGAATGCCATCAGTTTGAGCCGTCCCGAAGTAAACGGGATTGAAACTTACTATGCTTCTGACGCTGGGCGACAGTTAGCTAGCATAATTCATGCCAACGTTTTACCAGCCTCTGGCATGCAAGATCGCGGCGTCAAACAGGCCCGCTTCTATGTGCTGCGGCATACTGATATGCCTGCGGCCCTGGTTGAACTCGGCTTTGTCACCGGCCAAGACGATGTGATACGGCTCCGAGATGCCGCTTGGCGAGAACGCATGGCCCAAGCGATCGCCCAAGGCGTTTTGCAATATCTACAGCCCTATCGCTAA
- a CDS encoding competence protein ComE — protein sequence MHLFNVRKQRWSLVLLSLALVWLLNHWRTGAVVKPTQAALAQDSYIQVYFNHSQAQVYQDPYRHIKRHGDDLEQVVVEAIAQAQTSIDVAVQEINLPNIALALRDRAQAGVTVRVVLENQYNHIWKPLNTFQTQQLDDRQQSKHTEQQQLIDANRNGKITAQELDQGDAIRILEQANVPLIDDTADGSKGSGLMHHKFMVVDGKTVVVGSANWTLSGIHGDFAHTESRGNANGLLKIESAALASVFTEEFELMWGDGPGQAKDSLFGLQKPLRSPATAKIPGSQITVQFSPVSDSEPWSKSVNGLIGKTLQQANHSVDLALFVFSDQRISDRLARKSQAGVTVQALIDANFIYRSYSEALDMLGTAIPDHRCKFEANNRLWQPPISQVGTPTLPEGDKLHHKFALIDDHTVIMGSHNWSASANHTNDEDLLVIRNATVAAHFRREFDRLAELTEMGRTQALQERRQRQRKTCGLS from the coding sequence GTGCATCTTTTCAACGTGCGTAAGCAACGCTGGTCGCTAGTTCTGTTGAGCTTGGCGCTGGTGTGGCTACTCAATCATTGGCGTACGGGGGCTGTGGTCAAACCCACCCAAGCTGCTCTCGCGCAAGATTCTTACATTCAGGTTTACTTTAATCACTCCCAAGCCCAGGTTTATCAAGACCCGTATCGCCACATCAAGCGTCACGGCGATGATTTAGAGCAGGTAGTTGTAGAGGCGATCGCCCAAGCCCAGACTTCCATTGACGTTGCTGTACAAGAAATAAACCTGCCCAACATTGCGCTGGCCCTGCGCGATCGCGCTCAAGCCGGAGTAACCGTACGGGTCGTTTTAGAAAACCAATACAATCACATCTGGAAGCCGTTGAATACCTTCCAAACCCAGCAACTCGACGATCGCCAGCAGTCTAAACATACAGAGCAGCAGCAGCTCATTGACGCCAACCGTAACGGTAAAATTACCGCCCAAGAACTGGATCAGGGAGATGCCATTCGGATTTTGGAGCAAGCCAACGTGCCCTTGATTGATGACACCGCCGATGGCTCTAAAGGCAGCGGCTTGATGCACCACAAATTTATGGTGGTCGATGGCAAAACCGTGGTGGTTGGATCGGCCAATTGGACACTGAGCGGCATCCACGGAGACTTTGCCCATACAGAGAGTCGGGGGAATGCCAATGGACTGTTGAAAATCGAAAGTGCAGCGTTAGCATCAGTCTTCACCGAAGAATTTGAACTAATGTGGGGGGATGGGCCAGGCCAGGCAAAGGACAGTTTGTTTGGGTTGCAAAAACCGCTGCGATCGCCCGCAACGGCTAAGATTCCAGGTTCTCAAATCACGGTGCAGTTTTCCCCCGTTTCTGACAGTGAGCCCTGGAGCAAAAGCGTTAACGGCCTGATTGGGAAAACGCTGCAGCAGGCCAACCACAGCGTTGATTTAGCCCTGTTTGTATTTTCTGATCAGCGCATTAGCGATCGCCTCGCCCGCAAATCTCAAGCAGGCGTCACGGTTCAAGCCTTGATCGATGCCAATTTCATTTACCGCAGCTACAGCGAAGCGCTAGACATGTTGGGCACGGCGATTCCCGATCATCGCTGCAAATTTGAAGCGAACAATCGTCTCTGGCAACCCCCTATTTCCCAAGTGGGCACCCCAACCCTGCCAGAGGGTGACAAGCTACACCATAAATTTGCCCTCATTGATGATCACACGGTGATTATGGGCTCCCACAATTGGAGCGCCTCGGCTAATCACACCAACGACGAAGACCTGCTGGTCATTCGCAATGCCACTGTTGCGGCCCACTTTCGCCGTGAGTTCGATCGTCTCGCCGAACTGACAGAGATGGGGCGCACCCAAGCACTGCAAGAACGTCGCCAGCGTCAGCGTAAAACCTGTGGCCTATCGTAA
- a CDS encoding ArsA family ATPase: MRVILMTGKGGVGKTSVAAATGLRCAELGHKTLVLSTDPAHSLADSFDMELGHAPRQVRPNLWGAELDALLELEGNWGAVKRYITEVLQARGLEGVEAEELAILPGMDEIFSLVRMKRHYDEGEFDVLIIDSAPTGTALRLLSLPEVAGWYMRRFYKPFEAVSAALRPLVEPLFRPVAGFSLPTKEVMDAPYEFYEQLVELEKVLTDAATTSVRLVTNPEKMVIKESLRAHAYLSLYNVGTDLVIANRIIPDSVQDPFFQRWKEQQEQYRHEIHENFRPLPVREIPLYSEEMCGISALERLKETLYGDEDPTQVYYKETTLRVIQEGDNYSLEVYLPGIPKDQVELSKTADELNIRIGNHRRNLVLPQALAAMNPAGAKMEEDYLKIRFATA; encoded by the coding sequence ATGCGCGTGATTTTAATGACCGGAAAGGGCGGGGTAGGCAAAACCTCCGTTGCAGCAGCAACCGGTCTACGGTGTGCAGAACTCGGCCACAAAACCTTGGTTCTCAGCACTGATCCGGCCCATTCCCTAGCTGACAGCTTTGACATGGAGCTGGGACACGCGCCACGCCAAGTGCGCCCCAACTTGTGGGGGGCTGAGCTAGATGCCCTGCTAGAACTTGAAGGGAACTGGGGCGCAGTCAAGCGCTACATTACTGAGGTCTTGCAAGCGCGAGGTCTAGAGGGCGTTGAAGCTGAAGAGTTAGCGATTCTGCCAGGCATGGATGAGATTTTTAGCCTGGTACGGATGAAACGCCACTACGACGAAGGCGAGTTCGACGTTCTGATTATTGACTCTGCCCCAACAGGAACAGCCCTTAGGCTCTTAAGCCTGCCAGAAGTAGCGGGCTGGTATATGCGTCGCTTTTACAAACCCTTCGAGGCGGTCTCCGCCGCCCTGCGCCCTTTGGTTGAACCGCTGTTTCGCCCAGTCGCTGGCTTTTCCTTGCCTACCAAAGAGGTGATGGATGCGCCCTATGAGTTTTATGAACAACTCGTAGAGTTAGAAAAGGTGTTGACGGATGCCGCAACGACCTCTGTCAGGCTGGTTACCAATCCCGAGAAGATGGTCATCAAAGAATCTCTGCGGGCTCACGCTTATCTGAGTTTGTACAACGTGGGGACGGATCTGGTGATTGCAAATCGCATCATTCCCGACTCGGTTCAAGATCCTTTCTTCCAGCGCTGGAAAGAGCAGCAAGAACAGTATCGCCATGAAATTCACGAAAATTTCCGCCCTTTGCCGGTTCGTGAAATCCCCCTTTATTCTGAAGAAATGTGCGGTATTTCAGCCCTAGAGCGGCTGAAAGAAACCCTTTACGGCGACGAAGATCCGACTCAGGTGTACTACAAGGAAACCACCTTACGGGTGATTCAGGAGGGTGATAACTACAGCCTTGAAGTTTACTTGCCCGGCATTCCGAAAGATCAGGTCGAACTCAGCAAAACGGCGGATGAGCTAAACATTCGTATTGGTAATCATCGCCGTAATTTAGTTCTTCCTCAAGCTTTGGCAGCCATGAACCCAGCCGGAGCCAAGATGGAAGAAGACTACCTAAAGATTCGATTTGCCACTGCTTAG
- a CDS encoding tetratricopeptide repeat protein, protein MDNDFDSDIERGDQLYESGQYEEAMAVYQQLLENNPLNYEIWYKQGLALESLERYDESLHAFKQATEIQSDYFLAWNKRASILLELESYEEALAVCNEALSISPEDSEIWRRHGSALYELKRYEEALSSCNHAIDINPNNDKAWTNRGSVLNDLGRHEEALTSYDRAIEIESNSYVAWNNRGSILNNLGCHEEALTSYDRAIEIEPNSYTAWINRGTALDGLDRHEEALKSYDSAIEIHPENAIAWINRGISLRNLERYEEAFQADDRAIKIEPTNAKAWNCRSADLHNLGRHEEALESYDRVIEINSEDVYPWINRGFSLRSLERYEEALKSYDRAIEIEPENASTWIKRGLVLDNLDRYEEALKSYDRAIEFDPENARAWINRGISLSNLERHEEALQADEQAVKIEPDNAEAWRNLGFGLHDLGRYEEALQVNDRALEIDPDNADTWIYRGVHLIALDRHKEALDAYIRAVKIEPENAKTWNIYSKCLDGLGHHEKALESLDRAIEINSKNAHTWRNFGAHLWTDRSAILNKLERYEEALQADSRAVEIEPENAAAWRNLSFSLRNLERYQEALYACDRAIEIEPNNIHAWKSRNFILTKLKRHKEAYKAVAQVRQLYRDSKNASGKEVGFRAWAKAIPWKLFVSVSSGVNAAIILLESLTFALTLADVADGQQIFRMTIFFAPALSGVIGVYFVRKQNSSILKNVDNLLAFIFCLGTSRFLILYILSLAENLWFSISNYSAMLNSLSLSLPIMLISTLIAANRYKR, encoded by the coding sequence ATGGATAATGATTTTGATTCTGACATTGAAAGAGGCGATCAGCTATATGAGTCAGGTCAATATGAAGAGGCAATGGCCGTTTATCAGCAATTGCTTGAGAACAATCCACTCAATTATGAAATCTGGTATAAGCAAGGACTCGCGCTGGAATCATTAGAGCGTTATGACGAATCATTACATGCGTTCAAACAAGCAACAGAGATTCAATCAGATTATTTTTTAGCTTGGAATAAACGAGCATCTATTCTACTTGAATTAGAGTCTTATGAGGAAGCTTTAGCAGTCTGCAATGAAGCTTTGAGCATCTCTCCTGAAGACAGTGAAATTTGGCGCAGACATGGTTCAGCTTTATATGAACTCAAGCGTTATGAAGAGGCGCTTTCCTCCTGTAATCATGCTATAGATATCAACCCTAATAACGATAAGGCATGGACGAACCGTGGTTCTGTATTAAATGACTTAGGGCGCCATGAAGAAGCACTTACCTCTTATGATCGAGCCATAGAAATTGAGTCTAATAGTTATGTTGCGTGGAATAATCGTGGTTCTATATTAAATAATTTAGGGTGCCATGAAGAAGCACTTACCTCTTATGATCGAGCCATAGAAATTGAGCCTAATAGCTATACCGCATGGATAAATCGTGGTACCGCATTAGATGGTTTAGATCGCCATGAAGAAGCTCTAAAATCTTATGATAGTGCCATAGAAATTCATCCTGAAAATGCTATTGCATGGATCAATCGTGGTATTTCTTTAAGGAATCTAGAGCGTTACGAAGAGGCATTCCAGGCTGATGATCGAGCCATTAAAATTGAACCTACTAATGCTAAGGCTTGGAATTGTCGCAGTGCTGATTTGCATAACTTAGGTCGCCATGAAGAAGCCTTGGAATCTTATGACCGCGTCATAGAGATTAATTCTGAGGATGTTTATCCCTGGATAAATCGTGGATTTAGCTTGAGGAGCCTAGAGCGTTATGAAGAAGCTCTAAAATCTTATGATAGAGCCATAGAAATTGAGCCTGAGAATGCTAGTACGTGGATCAAACGTGGTCTTGTATTAGATAATTTAGATCGCTATGAAGAGGCTCTAAAATCTTATGACAGAGCCATAGAATTTGATCCTGAGAATGCTCGCGCATGGATCAACCGTGGTATTTCTTTAAGCAATCTAGAGCGTCATGAAGAGGCTCTCCAGGCTGATGAGCAAGCCGTAAAAATTGAACCTGATAACGCTGAAGCTTGGAGAAATCTTGGTTTTGGTTTACATGATTTAGGGCGCTATGAAGAAGCTCTACAAGTTAATGATCGAGCTTTAGAAATTGATCCTGACAACGCTGATACTTGGATATATCGCGGTGTTCATTTAATTGCTTTAGATCGTCATAAAGAAGCGCTTGACGCCTATATTAGAGCTGTAAAAATCGAGCCTGAAAACGCCAAAACTTGGAATATTTATAGTAAGTGTTTGGATGGTCTAGGCCATCATGAAAAAGCCTTAGAATCTCTTGATAGAGCCATAGAAATCAATTCTAAGAATGCTCATACTTGGAGAAACTTTGGCGCTCACCTCTGGACAGATCGTAGTGCTATCCTAAATAAATTAGAACGTTATGAAGAAGCACTTCAGGCTGACAGTCGAGCTGTAGAAATTGAGCCTGAAAATGCTGCTGCTTGGAGGAATCTTAGTTTTAGCCTAAGGAATCTAGAGCGCTATCAAGAAGCACTTTACGCCTGTGATAGAGCTATAGAAATTGAACCAAATAACATCCATGCATGGAAAAGTCGTAATTTTATTCTCACGAAATTGAAACGACATAAAGAAGCTTATAAGGCTGTAGCTCAGGTCAGACAACTGTATCGAGACTCTAAGAATGCATCAGGAAAAGAAGTAGGTTTTAGGGCTTGGGCTAAAGCCATACCCTGGAAGCTATTTGTTTCAGTTTCCAGTGGAGTGAACGCAGCTATTATTCTCCTAGAGTCATTAACTTTCGCCCTCACTCTTGCGGATGTTGCTGATGGACAACAGATATTTAGGATGACTATCTTTTTTGCTCCAGCATTATCAGGGGTGATAGGCGTTTATTTTGTCAGGAAGCAGAACTCATCTATTCTAAAAAATGTCGATAATCTACTCGCGTTTATATTTTGCCTAGGCACCAGTCGTTTTCTAATACTCTATATATTATCTCTAGCGGAGAACTTATGGTTTTCGATCTCTAATTATTCTGCTATGTTAAATAGTTTATCTCTTAGCCTGCCCATAATGTTGATAAGCACTCTCATAGCGGCTAACCGTTATAAACGCTAG
- a CDS encoding TIGR03792 family protein — MIIEWLKFRVPADQRERYVQLDDEIWTAALQTYPGFLSKETWISPEDEEAVILVIRWRTREEWKAIPEDELAEIEARFDEAVPFEYILENVKEFQVRRFPVSYETPR; from the coding sequence ATGATTATTGAATGGCTTAAATTTCGGGTACCTGCCGATCAACGAGAGCGGTACGTTCAACTCGATGATGAAATCTGGACTGCTGCTCTACAGACCTATCCAGGGTTTCTCTCAAAAGAGACCTGGATATCTCCAGAAGATGAAGAAGCGGTCATTTTAGTGATTCGCTGGCGTACCCGTGAAGAATGGAAGGCAATTCCTGAAGATGAATTGGCTGAGATTGAGGCTCGTTTTGATGAAGCGGTGCCCTTTGAGTACATCCTGGAGAATGTGAAAGAATTTCAGGTGCGTCGTTTCCCCGTGAGTTACGAAACCCCGCGCTAG
- a CDS encoding phasin family protein: protein MDTNNLLRQLVMIGIGTTSLVAERLRQVSDEWVREGRFNPEQASRFVDDFMSQFSGDSAAFEEQMQRQLKNVLQDLGVPRQAEMDELRGRLDRLERQVRDLENKLWR from the coding sequence ATGGATACCAATAACCTGCTTCGTCAGCTAGTCATGATCGGCATTGGCACAACCTCTCTGGTCGCAGAGCGGCTGCGACAGGTCAGCGATGAATGGGTTCGCGAGGGGCGGTTCAATCCTGAGCAGGCGAGCAGGTTTGTCGATGACTTTATGTCTCAGTTTTCTGGGGACTCAGCAGCGTTTGAAGAGCAAATGCAGCGCCAGCTCAAAAATGTGCTGCAAGATCTGGGGGTACCCCGACAGGCTGAGATGGATGAACTCCGAGGACGCCTTGATCGCCTGGAACGTCAGGTGCGTGATTTAGAGAATAAGCTTTGGCGATAG
- a CDS encoding FKBP-type peptidyl-prolyl cis-trans isomerase: MREIIISFAVLVVFCVVLLVAQFTGSQGSAIAVNLNKSEPTIVTETEVAQAAADLLPEEEATTDETATEASVDATEESSAEEETSSEETLVTTDSGLQYEDIVEGTGAMPQSGQRVTVHYTGTLEDGTKFDSSRDRNRPFTFTIGVGQVIKGWDEGVASMRVGGQRKLIIPPELGYGARGAGGVIPPNATLLFDVELLRIG, translated from the coding sequence GTGCGCGAGATCATCATCAGTTTTGCTGTACTGGTCGTCTTTTGTGTCGTGCTGTTGGTGGCTCAGTTTACCGGGAGTCAAGGGAGTGCGATCGCGGTTAACCTGAACAAGTCTGAACCAACGATTGTGACTGAAACCGAAGTGGCGCAAGCTGCTGCTGATTTGCTGCCCGAAGAAGAGGCTACAACTGATGAGACTGCGACAGAGGCCTCTGTAGACGCAACTGAAGAATCATCTGCTGAAGAAGAAACATCGAGTGAGGAAACGCTTGTGACGACGGACTCGGGGCTGCAATACGAAGATATTGTGGAAGGAACTGGCGCCATGCCCCAATCAGGTCAGCGGGTAACGGTTCATTACACAGGCACGCTGGAGGATGGCACTAAGTTTGACAGCTCCCGCGATCGCAACCGTCCCTTTACGTTCACCATTGGCGTGGGCCAGGTGATCAAAGGCTGGGATGAAGGGGTTGCCTCTATGCGGGTTGGCGGTCAGCGTAAGCTCATTATTCCCCCTGAGCTAGGCTACGGGGCTCGGGGCGCTGGTGGTGTGATTCCACCGAATGCGACGTTGCTCTTTGATGTAGAGCTGCTGCGCATCGGCTAG